ATTAGTAATTAATATACTCCTTTTTCTTAAATATAAGAATCATATCATTTTCCGGGAAATTGCGCCGCTGGCAGCAGGAGCGTTCCTGGGTATACCTACAGGCGCAATTTTACTGCGCGAAGCCCACCCCGGAATCATAAAAATAATTCTGGCCCTTGTAATTCTAGCGTTTGCCCTCTTCTCCCTTTTGGGAAGGGTAAGGACGAAAGAAATTAGAGCAAATTGGGGCTATTTTTATGGCATTATGGCAGGAATTTTAGGAGGGGCATTTAATACCAACGGTCCCCCGGTGCTGATCTACTCATACCTGAAGGGCTGGGACAAGAATAAAATGAAAGCCTCACTCATTGGTTTTTTCACTTTTACCTCTGTAGTAATAGTTTCATCGCATGCAGCCGCGGGTTTAATTACTAAAGATATTCTGGTACAGTTCTTGTATTTATTACCGGTAATTGCGGCGGGAATTGTCTATGGAAATCATCTTTTCAGCAGAATTTCCGCGAAAATATACAATAAAGTGATAATCTACTCATTAATAGTAATATCATTATTATTGATGTTTAAATAGATTTTTCTAAAAATTAAAAATTATTTATAAAATCGGGAGAAAAAATGGTAATTACAGACGAATGCATCAGCTGTGCAGCCTGCGTAGAAGAATGTGAAAAAGGCGCTATTCACAATGCCGGCGAAAGCTATACATATAACGGCGAAGAAAAAGCTGCACTTTCAGAAGATCATACTTTTATTGCACCTGAATTGTGCCAGGACTGCGGCGATTGCCAAGATGTTTGTGCCGTTGAGGCAATTCAAGGCGAAATAAAAGCATAATTATCAGCATTACGCTATATAGAGAAAAAGCCTCCTTTTAAGGGAGGCTTTTTCGTTTTAGGGCCAAATATTTATTAACTTACTTTTTCAAGGTAAGGATTAAGTTTCTTTACAAGATGCTGTTTGGGTACGGCTCCGATTACAGAATCGACCATGCGGCCGTTTCTGAAGATGCCCAGAGTAGGGATGCTCATTATGCCGTAGCGTGAAGCAACGCCGTAGTTTTCATCCGTATTTACCTTTACAACCTTAAGCTTTCCCTGAAGCTCGCCTGCAAGTTCATCCACTACAGGGGCTATCATGCGGCAGGGCCCGCACCAGGGTGCCCAGAAATCGACCAAAACGGGAGTCTGGGCTGAAAGTACCTCATTATCAAAATTCTTATCCGTTCCAACCACAATATTATTATTCATATTATTCCCTAATTGTTTTTCATGCTTATTTGATGCAAATTATATTAAAAAGATTCAACAGATTAAGCTGGTAACATAAACTCATTGATGCGCTTAGGATGGAGAAAACGATGAAACAGATGCTGTTTTTGCTGTTATTGCCCTCACTGTTTTTTGCGCAGAGCACCACAGAGGAGAACCTTGAGAAAGCCTTTCAGAACGCCAAAAAAGGGGTTTACTGGGCGTTATCTAATATTCCCGTAAAGAAAAATTCAGTAAGCAACGATCTTATTGCAGACGACAAGCTTGTAGCCTCGGTGAGG
The sequence above is drawn from the Ignavibacteria bacterium genome and encodes:
- a CDS encoding sulfite exporter TauE/SafE family protein → MIVFIGAFTQGLTGFGFALISVPLLSLIMDVKAAIPLGALCGLVINILLFLKYKNHIIFREIAPLAAGAFLGIPTGAILLREAHPGIIKIILALVILAFALFSLLGRVRTKEIRANWGYFYGIMAGILGGAFNTNGPPVLIYSYLKGWDKNKMKASLIGFFTFTSVVIVSSHAAAGLITKDILVQFLYLLPVIAAGIVYGNHLFSRISAKIYNKVIIYSLIVISLLLMFK
- a CDS encoding 4Fe-4S binding protein, giving the protein MVITDECISCAACVEECEKGAIHNAGESYTYNGEEKAALSEDHTFIAPELCQDCGDCQDVCAVEAIQGEIKA
- the trxA gene encoding thioredoxin encodes the protein MNNNIVVGTDKNFDNEVLSAQTPVLVDFWAPWCGPCRMIAPVVDELAGELQGKLKVVKVNTDENYGVASRYGIMSIPTLGIFRNGRMVDSVIGAVPKQHLVKKLNPYLEKVS